One genomic region from Cetobacterium sp. 8H encodes:
- a CDS encoding DEAD/DEAH box helicase — MVSNLEKLNNTVYFMLSCDEVGTYVSLVDMYGEIVEDADQYEIIDENDLKIINLIKEIKEDSFFSGWETEKNELYIDENIEILDYLKKSKNFVTGEMEPIEWVLSGNKIVLKIDLVEDEDDLCQGKLFLNEKEEFIIISDNYVLKDNKIYWLDLSKDTIHILKEMESKFAKLELEKYLTLAYSFGNGVEIECFDYEVVLEGNLEPVQEIIIEKISQDNSLYLKIGVVLSTISYEFLKTHSIEKVIVVKDDLKRIEVTNVNPIYLDDTVEEILKIIVKHQKNLKIKSSFYVDENFIILQERLAREFVTQELLQLAGKYKVVGTDNLKKYSVKAVKPKVVGNFKHGIDFLEGNVHLEIEGEKFSIVDVLNSFKKDSYIVLSDGTNALINRKYMEKLERVFKDNGKSNVKISFFDLPIIDDLIEDKVLANEIKKTRSFYRGINQIESYDAPLPMINATLREYQEYGYKWLSYLMDNNLGGCLADDMGLGKTLQAIALITSLHKVQGRKSLIIMPKSLIYNWESEIKKFSPSLKCGIYYGNFRDRAIFDEVEAIITTYGTIRNDVEYLKEMKFDLIVLDESQNIKNVNAQTTKAVMLLEAKHRLALSGTPIENNLGELYSLFRFLNPSMFGTIDEFNYHYANPIQKENDKEAIEELKKKIYPFILRRVKKEVLKDLPDKIEKTLFIGMNPEQKKLYEERRTYYYGMINSQIKTQGLGKTQFYILQALNELRQLTSCPEMKNPNVISSKREVLINNVQDAVENGHKVLIFTNYIKSIESITSDLKKRGIKYLEMTGATKDRQGLVDLFQKDSRYKVFVMTLKTGGVGLNLTAADTIFIYDPWWNKTVENQAVDRAYRLGQDRTVFSYKLILKDTIEEKILKLQESKSQLLDNLISDEGATLKTLTEKDIEFILGE; from the coding sequence ATGGTATCTAATTTGGAAAAATTAAACAACACAGTTTATTTTATGCTATCTTGTGATGAAGTAGGAACATATGTTTCTTTAGTAGACATGTATGGAGAAATTGTTGAAGATGCAGATCAGTATGAAATAATAGATGAAAATGATTTGAAAATAATTAATCTAATAAAAGAGATCAAAGAGGACAGTTTTTTCTCTGGTTGGGAAACTGAAAAAAATGAACTTTATATTGATGAGAATATAGAAATATTAGATTATTTAAAAAAGAGTAAAAATTTCGTAACGGGGGAAATGGAACCTATTGAGTGGGTTTTATCAGGAAATAAAATAGTATTGAAAATAGATTTGGTAGAAGATGAAGACGATTTGTGTCAAGGGAAGCTATTTTTAAATGAAAAAGAAGAATTTATTATTATCTCTGATAACTATGTTTTGAAAGATAATAAAATATATTGGTTAGATCTTTCTAAAGATACAATTCATATTTTAAAGGAAATGGAATCTAAATTTGCAAAATTGGAGTTAGAAAAATATTTAACGCTAGCTTATTCTTTTGGAAACGGTGTAGAGATAGAATGTTTTGATTATGAGGTTGTCTTAGAAGGTAACTTAGAGCCAGTTCAAGAAATAATCATAGAAAAAATATCTCAAGATAATAGCCTTTATCTTAAAATAGGGGTTGTTTTATCAACAATATCTTATGAATTTTTAAAAACTCATAGTATAGAAAAAGTTATTGTTGTAAAAGATGATTTAAAAAGAATAGAAGTAACTAATGTTAATCCCATATATTTAGATGATACAGTTGAAGAGATTTTAAAAATAATTGTGAAACATCAAAAGAATTTAAAAATTAAATCAAGTTTTTATGTTGATGAAAATTTTATAATACTACAAGAGAGATTAGCAAGAGAATTTGTAACTCAAGAGCTTTTACAACTTGCTGGAAAGTATAAAGTTGTAGGGACAGATAACTTGAAGAAATATAGTGTCAAAGCTGTAAAACCAAAAGTTGTAGGAAACTTTAAACATGGAATTGATTTTTTAGAGGGAAATGTTCATTTAGAAATAGAAGGGGAAAAGTTTTCTATTGTTGATGTATTAAATAGTTTTAAAAAAGATTCATATATAGTTTTAAGTGATGGAACAAATGCTCTTATAAATAGAAAATATATGGAAAAATTGGAGAGAGTATTTAAAGATAATGGTAAATCAAATGTAAAAATATCATTCTTTGATTTACCAATAATAGATGATTTGATTGAAGATAAGGTTTTAGCTAATGAAATAAAAAAGACTAGAAGTTTTTACAGAGGAATAAATCAAATCGAAAGTTATGATGCACCTCTTCCAATGATAAATGCAACATTAAGAGAATATCAAGAATACGGATATAAGTGGTTATCATATTTGATGGACAATAATTTAGGTGGATGTTTAGCGGATGATATGGGACTTGGAAAAACTTTACAAGCCATAGCACTTATTACTAGTTTACATAAAGTTCAAGGAAGAAAAAGTTTAATCATAATGCCAAAAAGTTTGATTTATAACTGGGAAAGTGAAATAAAAAAGTTTAGTCCAAGTTTAAAATGTGGAATATATTATGGAAATTTTAGAGACAGAGCAATTTTTGATGAAGTAGAAGCGATAATAACAACTTATGGAACTATAAGAAACGATGTTGAATATTTAAAAGAGATGAAATTTGATCTGATAGTTCTAGATGAATCACAGAATATAAAAAATGTTAATGCCCAGACAACAAAAGCTGTTATGTTACTTGAAGCAAAACATAGACTTGCACTAAGTGGAACTCCAATAGAGAATAATTTAGGAGAGCTATATTCACTATTTAGATTCTTAAATCCATCAATGTTTGGAACAATAGACGAGTTTAATTATCACTATGCAAATCCAATACAAAAAGAAAATGATAAAGAAGCTATCGAAGAGCTTAAGAAGAAAATTTATCCATTTATCTTAAGAAGAGTAAAAAAAGAAGTTTTAAAAGATCTTCCAGATAAGATTGAAAAAACGTTATTTATTGGGATGAATCCAGAGCAAAAGAAGTTGTATGAAGAAAGAAGAACTTATTACTATGGAATGATAAATAGTCAAATAAAGACTCAAGGACTTGGGAAAACTCAGTTTTATATACTTCAGGCATTGAATGAATTAAGACAATTAACAAGTTGTCCGGAAATGAAAAATCCAAATGTTATATCAAGTAAAAGAGAAGTACTTATAAACAATGTTCAAGATGCAGTTGAAAATGGACATAAGGTATTGATTTTTACAAACTATATAAAAAGTATTGAAAGTATAACTTCTGACTTAAAGAAAAGAGGAATAAAATACTTAGAAATGACAGGGGCAACAAAAGATAGACAAGGATTGGTTGATCTATTCCAAAAAGATAGTAGATATAAAGTATTTGTTATGACTTTAAAAACTGGAGGAGTAGGGCTTAACTTAACCGCTGCAGATACAATCTTTATATACGATCCTTGGTGGAATAAAACAGTAGAAAATCAAGCTGTAGACAGAGCTTATAGATTAGGACAAGATAGAACGGTATTTTCTTATAAATTGATACTTAAAGATACAATTGAAGAAAAAATATTAAAGTTACAAGAGAGTAAAAGTCAGCTTCTAGATAATTTAATATCAGATGAAGGAGCTACATTAAAGACTTTAACAGAGAAAGACATTGAGTTCATTCTTGGGGAATAG
- a CDS encoding M23 family metallopeptidase produces the protein MKEVLKGFGIITAVFMAMLIIVFKPYKTEVVDLKNFTEYYSESTSIEDGGGMELVDGNFYTIEKEYKIGEEEAVEGVPLEEVDFKEAYEIPKLENYVVTNGDTLGGIADKNGISLEVLKANNPGLSNNLKVGQKINIVKSNGVFYKVRKGDSLFKIALNYKIDVENLRKYNNLKNDNIRVGEELFIYNPSDETLKKLSYSGGTSRRKVTTSKSFRMPVKWAGVTSPFGKRFHPVLKRYIQHAGIDMRARYVPLMAAKDGTVVFVGYMTGYGKIIKINHGNGFETRSAHLDKIYVKKGDKVQAGQVIGKTGMSGRVTGPHLHFEIRKNGMANNPMNYLVR, from the coding sequence GTGAAAGAAGTATTAAAAGGATTTGGAATTATAACAGCAGTATTTATGGCTATGTTAATCATAGTTTTTAAACCATATAAAACAGAGGTTGTGGACTTAAAGAATTTTACAGAGTATTACTCTGAATCTACTTCAATAGAAGACGGTGGAGGAATGGAGCTAGTAGATGGCAATTTTTACACTATAGAAAAAGAGTATAAGATAGGTGAAGAAGAAGCGGTTGAAGGAGTACCTTTAGAAGAGGTAGACTTTAAAGAAGCTTATGAAATTCCTAAATTAGAAAATTATGTGGTAACTAATGGAGATACTTTAGGTGGTATTGCGGATAAAAATGGAATATCTTTAGAGGTATTAAAAGCAAATAATCCGGGGTTATCAAACAATCTAAAAGTAGGTCAAAAAATAAATATAGTTAAATCAAACGGGGTTTTTTATAAGGTTAGAAAAGGGGACTCTCTTTTTAAAATTGCACTTAACTATAAAATTGATGTTGAAAATTTAAGAAAATATAATAATTTGAAAAACGACAATATAAGAGTTGGGGAAGAACTTTTTATATATAACCCTAGTGATGAAACATTAAAAAAATTATCATATAGTGGTGGAACTAGTCGTAGGAAGGTAACTACAAGTAAAAGTTTTAGAATGCCTGTGAAATGGGCTGGAGTAACAAGTCCATTTGGAAAGAGATTTCATCCTGTTTTAAAAAGATATATTCAACATGCGGGGATTGATATGAGAGCAAGATATGTTCCTTTGATGGCAGCAAAAGATGGAACAGTTGTATTTGTTGGTTATATGACAGGATATGGAAAAATTATAAAAATAAATCATGGAAATGGATTTGAAACAAGATCAGCTCATTTAGATAAAATCTATGTAAAAAAAGGGGATAAAGTACAGGCAGGACAAGTAATAGGGAAGACTGGTATGTCTGGAAGAGTAACTGGTCCGCATTTACATTTTGAAATTAGAAAAAATGGGATGGCAAATAATCCTATGAACTATTTAGTTAGATAG
- a CDS encoding DUF1858 domain-containing protein, giving the protein MVTKEMNILEAVQKHPVISNVFKRHGLGCVGCMVAAGETLGEGITAHGLNADVLIEEMNQLIKETEAK; this is encoded by the coding sequence ATGGTAACTAAAGAAATGAATATTTTAGAAGCAGTTCAAAAACATCCTGTAATATCAAACGTGTTTAAAAGACATGGTTTAGGTTGTGTAGGATGTATGGTAGCAGCAGGAGAAACTTTAGGAGAGGGAATCACTGCTCACGGATTAAATGCTGATGTATTAATCGAAGAGATGAACCAATTAATAAAAGAAACTGAAGCAAAATAA
- the miaB gene encoding tRNA (N6-isopentenyl adenosine(37)-C2)-methylthiotransferase MiaB, with amino-acid sequence MKNAVIITYGCQMNVNESAKIKKILQNMGYNITEEISEADAVFLNTCTVREGAATQIYGKLGELKAVREKRGTIIGITGCFAQEQGEELAKKFPIIDIVMGNQNIGKIPTALEKIESGDFKHVIYTGEEDDLPPRLDADFDSKKTASIPITYGCNNFCTYCIVPYVRGRERSVPMEQILDEVKTFVEKGYKEIMLLGQNVNSYGNDLETGENFATLLEEICKVEGEFLVRFISPHPKDFADDVIDVIAKNEKIARCLHLPLQSGSTRILKLMNRKYTKEQYIELAEKIKKRIPGVSLTADIIVGFPNETEEDFLDTLDVVEKIGFETAFMFMYSPRKGTAAATMDGQLDQEVKKERLQRLIDLQNRKSKETSDTYKGKIERVLVEGPSRKNENVLTGRTSTNKIVLFAGDKELEGTFVNVKINDCKTWSLYGEIVNE; translated from the coding sequence TTGAAAAATGCAGTAATAATAACATACGGTTGTCAAATGAATGTCAACGAAAGTGCAAAAATAAAAAAAATATTACAAAATATGGGATATAACATAACAGAAGAGATATCAGAAGCGGATGCAGTATTTTTAAATACTTGTACTGTAAGAGAGGGAGCAGCAACTCAAATATATGGAAAATTAGGAGAGTTAAAAGCTGTTAGAGAAAAAAGAGGAACGATTATAGGAATAACAGGGTGTTTTGCTCAAGAGCAAGGTGAAGAACTTGCTAAAAAATTCCCAATAATAGATATAGTAATGGGAAATCAAAATATAGGAAAAATTCCAACAGCTCTTGAAAAAATAGAATCTGGAGATTTTAAACATGTAATTTATACTGGTGAAGAGGATGATTTACCACCTAGATTGGATGCAGATTTTGATTCAAAGAAGACAGCTTCTATCCCTATAACTTATGGGTGTAATAATTTCTGTACTTACTGTATAGTTCCATATGTAAGAGGAAGAGAAAGATCTGTTCCAATGGAGCAAATTTTAGATGAAGTAAAAACATTTGTAGAAAAAGGTTATAAAGAGATAATGCTATTAGGTCAAAATGTAAACTCTTATGGGAATGATTTAGAAACAGGAGAAAATTTTGCGACTTTACTAGAGGAAATTTGCAAGGTAGAAGGTGAGTTTTTAGTTAGATTCATATCTCCACATCCAAAAGATTTCGCTGATGATGTAATTGATGTAATTGCAAAAAATGAAAAGATAGCAAGATGTTTACACTTACCTTTACAATCTGGATCAACGAGAATTTTAAAACTTATGAATAGAAAATATACTAAAGAGCAATATATTGAGTTAGCTGAAAAAATTAAAAAAAGAATTCCAGGAGTTTCTTTAACTGCAGATATTATTGTAGGATTCCCAAATGAAACTGAAGAAGATTTCTTAGATACATTAGATGTTGTAGAAAAAATTGGTTTTGAAACAGCATTTATGTTTATGTATTCTCCAAGAAAAGGAACAGCAGCAGCAACTATGGATGGACAGTTAGATCAAGAAGTAAAAAAAGAGAGACTTCAAAGATTGATAGATTTACAAAACAGAAAGTCAAAAGAGACAAGTGATACTTATAAAGGTAAAATTGAAAGAGTTCTTGTAGAAGGACCGAGTAGAAAAAATGAAAATGTTTTAACAGGAAGAACATCTACAAATAAGATTGTTTTATTTGCTGGAGATAAAGAGTTAGAAGGAACATTTGTTAATGTTAAAATAAATGATTGCAAAACATGGTCACTGTATGGAGAGATAGTGAACGAGTAA
- a CDS encoding RNA polymerase sigma factor, translating into MDFDQIYNEYFDRVYYKILSTVKNAEDAEDIAQEVFISVYKNLKNFREESNVYTWIYRIAINKTYDFFRKKKLNLELNDEILNVESNEDFNVPILLEEKLKELPFQEREIVVLKDIYGYKLREISDMKGMNISTVKTIYYKAIKDMGGEI; encoded by the coding sequence ATGGATTTTGATCAAATATATAATGAGTATTTTGATAGAGTTTACTACAAGATATTGTCAACAGTAAAAAATGCCGAAGATGCCGAAGACATAGCGCAAGAAGTTTTCATTAGTGTATATAAAAATCTTAAAAATTTTAGAGAAGAAAGTAATGTATATACTTGGATTTATAGAATAGCCATAAATAAGACATATGATTTCTTTAGAAAGAAAAAATTAAATTTAGAGCTAAATGATGAGATTTTAAATGTTGAAAGTAATGAAGATTTTAATGTACCTATACTTTTGGAAGAAAAGCTAAAGGAATTACCTTTCCAGGAGAGGGAGATAGTTGTTCTAAAAGATATATATGGCTATAAACTAAGGGAGATTTCAGATATGAAAGGAATGAATATATCAACAGTGAAAACAATATATTATAAAGCTATTAAAGATATGGGTGGTGAGATATGA
- a CDS encoding SIS domain-containing protein, with protein sequence MDIKKIAQDLFDKEICELEKVKSKISDSLEVVVNLILESKGKVVITGIGKSGIIGKKIAATLASTGTHAVFMNAAEGLHGDLGIISKNDIVIAISNSGNSDEVLSIIPSIKKIGAILVAMTGNPNSSLGKLSNAILNIGVEQEGCPLNLAPMSSTTSTLVMGDALATVLIKARNFKPENFAVYHPGGSLGRRLLMKVKDVMHKDLPIVETNSDMDNVIMTMTKKRLGVVCIVENDILLGIITEGDIRRALKMKDKFFSLKAEDIMTTNYTYATEDIMALDALELMENRESQISVLPVLDSKKVVGVVRIHDLLNVVGK encoded by the coding sequence ATGGATATAAAAAAAATTGCACAAGACCTCTTTGATAAAGAGATATGTGAACTAGAAAAGGTAAAAAGTAAAATTTCAGATTCTCTAGAGGTTGTAGTTAACTTAATTTTAGAATCAAAAGGAAAAGTTGTTATAACAGGAATTGGAAAATCTGGAATTATTGGAAAAAAAATTGCGGCAACACTAGCTTCAACAGGAACACATGCTGTTTTTATGAATGCGGCGGAAGGGTTACATGGAGACTTAGGAATAATTTCAAAAAATGATATTGTAATAGCAATTTCAAATAGTGGAAATAGTGATGAAGTTCTTTCAATAATTCCATCAATAAAGAAAATAGGTGCTATATTAGTTGCAATGACAGGAAATCCAAATTCTAGTTTGGGAAAATTGTCAAATGCAATTTTAAATATAGGAGTTGAACAGGAAGGATGTCCTTTAAATTTAGCTCCAATGTCTTCAACAACGAGCACTTTAGTTATGGGAGATGCACTTGCGACAGTTCTAATAAAGGCTAGAAATTTCAAACCTGAAAATTTTGCTGTATATCATCCAGGCGGAAGTTTAGGAAGAAGACTTCTGATGAAAGTAAAGGATGTTATGCATAAGGATTTACCAATAGTTGAAACTAATAGTGATATGGATAACGTTATTATGACTATGACTAAAAAAAGATTAGGAGTAGTTTGTATTGTAGAAAATGATATCTTGCTAGGAATTATAACTGAGGGAGATATTAGAAGAGCATTAAAGATGAAAGATAAATTCTTTAGCTTAAAAGCAGAGGATATAATGACAACGAATTACACTTATGCCACTGAAGATATAATGGCTTTAGATGCATTAGAGCTTATGGAAAATAGAGAAAGTCAAATATCTGTACTTCCGGTATTAGATAGTAAAAAAGTTGTGGGAGTAGTTAGAATCCACGACCTTTTAAATGTAGTAGGAAAATAA
- the ispG gene encoding flavodoxin-dependent (E)-4-hydroxy-3-methylbut-2-enyl-diphosphate synthase, whose translation MSRVVKVGNLLIGGGNEIIIQSMTNTPTNNVEKTVEQIKRLQDEGCQLVRVTVNTEEAARKISEIKKEIDIPLVADIHFDYRLALLAIENGIDKLRINPGNIGDDKKVEEVVLKAKEKGIPIRIGVNSGSIEKGILEKYGKPTSEGMVESALYHIRLLEKYDFKDIVVSLKSSNVKMMVEAYRKLAKLCDYPLHLGVTEAGTAFQGTIKSAIGIGSLLVDGIGDTIRVSLTEDPVEEIKVAKEILKVLGLKDFGVEIISCPTCGRTEIDLIGLAHEVEKEFEKCDKKIKIAVMGCVVNGPGEAKEADYGIAGGKGVGVLFKKGQIVKKVQENQILDELKKLIEEDFN comes from the coding sequence ATGTCTAGAGTAGTAAAAGTAGGTAATTTACTAATAGGTGGAGGAAATGAAATAATTATTCAATCTATGACAAATACTCCAACAAATAATGTAGAAAAAACAGTTGAACAGATAAAAAGACTTCAAGACGAAGGGTGCCAGTTAGTAAGAGTTACTGTAAATACAGAAGAAGCAGCAAGAAAAATATCAGAAATAAAGAAAGAAATAGATATACCTTTGGTTGCAGATATTCATTTTGATTATAGATTAGCACTTTTAGCTATAGAGAACGGAATTGATAAACTTAGAATAAATCCAGGAAATATTGGAGATGATAAAAAAGTTGAAGAAGTCGTATTGAAAGCTAAAGAGAAGGGGATACCGATAAGAATAGGAGTAAATTCTGGATCAATAGAAAAAGGAATTTTAGAAAAATATGGTAAACCTACATCAGAAGGAATGGTTGAAAGTGCACTTTACCATATAAGATTATTAGAAAAATATGATTTTAAAGACATTGTGGTTTCTTTAAAATCAAGCAATGTTAAGATGATGGTAGAAGCTTATAGAAAGCTTGCAAAACTTTGTGATTATCCTTTACACTTAGGAGTTACAGAAGCGGGTACCGCTTTCCAAGGGACAATCAAATCAGCTATAGGAATTGGATCTTTATTGGTAGATGGGATAGGTGATACGATACGAGTTTCTTTAACGGAAGATCCTGTTGAAGAGATCAAAGTTGCGAAAGAGATTTTAAAAGTTTTAGGGTTAAAAGATTTCGGAGTAGAGATAATATCATGTCCAACGTGTGGAAGAACTGAGATAGATTTAATAGGACTTGCACATGAAGTTGAAAAAGAGTTTGAAAAATGCGATAAAAAAATAAAAATTGCTGTAATGGGTTGTGTTGTAAATGGACCAGGAGAGGCAAAAGAAGCTGATTATGGCATAGCTGGAGGAAAAGGGGTAGGAGTTTTATTTAAAAAAGGTCAAATAGTTAAAAAAGTTCAAGAAAATCAAATATTGGATGAACTTAAAAAATTAATTGAAGAGGATTTTAATTAA
- the rho gene encoding transcription termination factor Rho, producing the protein MEKLENFLLKELQEIAKQMEIEYSNRTKKAELIELIDSSITSKEGLYLAWGNLDVMADGYGFLRNTNVEKDIYVSASQIRKFKLRTEDFIVGEVREAVQGEKNYGLRKVLLINNGTLQEAESRVPFDELIPSYPTEQLKLETDSKNISGRIIDLIAPIGKGQRGLIVAPPKAGKTVLISNIANSIIEKNKDVEVWILLIDERPEEVTDIKETVKGAEVFASTFDDDPRNHIKVTESLLEKAKRKLENGEDIVILMDSLTRLARAYNIVIPSSGKLISGGIDPTALYYPKKFFGSARNIKNGGSLTILATALVDTGSKMDDVIYEEFKGTGNLDIHLDRNLAELRIYPSIDIQRSGTRKEELLIDKKKLESIWKIRRYLSSLDKASGTKKLIDTISSTESNDKLIEMYENSFVRGK; encoded by the coding sequence ATGGAAAAACTAGAGAATTTTTTACTAAAAGAGTTACAAGAGATTGCTAAACAAATGGAAATTGAATATTCAAATAGAACTAAAAAAGCAGAACTAATTGAATTAATAGATTCAAGTATAACTAGTAAAGAAGGGCTTTATTTAGCTTGGGGAAATCTTGATGTAATGGCAGACGGATATGGTTTTTTAAGAAATACAAATGTAGAAAAAGATATTTATGTTTCTGCATCACAAATTAGAAAGTTTAAACTTAGAACAGAAGATTTTATAGTTGGAGAAGTTAGAGAAGCTGTCCAAGGAGAAAAAAACTATGGTCTGCGTAAAGTGCTACTAATTAATAATGGTACTCTTCAAGAGGCTGAATCAAGAGTTCCATTCGATGAATTGATACCATCTTATCCAACAGAGCAATTAAAATTAGAAACAGATTCTAAAAATATATCTGGAAGAATAATTGATTTAATAGCTCCCATTGGAAAAGGGCAAAGAGGACTGATAGTAGCACCTCCAAAAGCGGGAAAAACAGTTTTGATAAGTAATATAGCTAACTCAATAATAGAAAAAAATAAAGATGTAGAAGTTTGGATACTTTTAATTGATGAAAGACCTGAAGAGGTTACAGATATAAAAGAAACAGTTAAAGGCGCTGAAGTTTTTGCATCAACATTTGATGACGATCCAAGAAATCACATAAAAGTAACAGAATCTTTACTTGAAAAAGCTAAAAGAAAATTAGAGAATGGAGAGGATATAGTTATTCTTATGGACTCTCTAACAAGACTTGCCAGAGCATATAATATAGTTATTCCTTCAAGTGGAAAACTTATATCTGGTGGAATCGATCCAACAGCACTTTATTACCCTAAGAAATTTTTTGGTTCAGCAAGAAATATAAAAAATGGTGGAAGTTTAACAATACTAGCAACAGCTCTAGTTGATACGGGAAGCAAAATGGACGATGTAATCTATGAAGAATTTAAAGGAACAGGAAACTTAGATATTCATTTGGATAGAAACTTAGCTGAGTTAAGAATATATCCATCTATTGATATTCAAAGATCTGGGACAAGAAAAGAAGAACTTTTAATAGATAAAAAGAAGTTAGAATCAATTTGGAAGATAAGAAGATACTTATCATCTTTAGATAAGGCTTCAGGAACAAAAAAGCTGATAGACACTATTTCATCAACAGAGAGTAATGATAAGCTTATAGAGATGTATGAGAACTCTTTTGTAAGGGGGAAATAG
- a CDS encoding N-glycosylase/DNA lyase, whose amino-acid sequence MLKNTYFYEVEKIYEDIKPRIEERLKEFKNIWNFGDNKDIFCELAFCILTPQSKARNAWRAISELKESGILFNGSEEDILPYLNIVRFNKTKAKNLYLLRYQMTDDDGKFITKDFFSKFNNPFEMREWIVKNIRGMSYKEAGHFLRNVGFGQELAILDRHILKNLVALEVITEIPKTITPKLYKEIEEKLRVFCEEVKIPMENIDLLLWYLEAKDIFK is encoded by the coding sequence ATTTTGAAAAATACCTATTTTTATGAAGTAGAAAAAATTTATGAAGATATAAAGCCAAGAATAGAAGAAAGATTGAAAGAATTCAAAAATATTTGGAATTTTGGAGATAATAAAGATATCTTTTGTGAGTTAGCCTTTTGTATTTTAACTCCCCAATCTAAAGCAAGAAATGCTTGGAGAGCAATATCGGAATTAAAAGAAAGCGGTATTTTATTTAATGGAAGTGAAGAGGATATATTGCCATATTTAAATATAGTTCGTTTTAACAAAACAAAAGCTAAAAATTTATATCTTTTAAGATATCAAATGACAGATGATGATGGGAAATTTATAACAAAAGATTTTTTTTCAAAATTTAATAATCCATTTGAAATGAGAGAATGGATAGTAAAAAATATTAGAGGAATGTCTTATAAAGAAGCTGGTCATTTTTTAAGAAATGTAGGATTTGGTCAAGAATTGGCAATTTTAGATAGGCATATTTTAAAGAATTTAGTTGCTTTAGAAGTGATAACAGAAATTCCAAAGACAATAACACCAAAATTATATAAAGAGATTGAAGAGAAACTTAGAGTTTTTTGTGAAGAGGTAAAAATACCCATGGAAAATATAGATCTGTTGCTTTGGTACTTAGAAGCAAAAGATATATTCAAGTGA
- the kdsA gene encoding 3-deoxy-8-phosphooctulonate synthase yields the protein MVKIADKFNIGGNERFTLIAGPCVIESEELVMEVAEKVKGICDRLGINYVFKASFDKANRSSIHSYRGPGIEKGLEILKKVKEKFNIPVVTDVHEVWHCKEVAKVVDIIQIPAFLCRQTDLLIAAAETGLPVNIKKGQFLAPWDMKNVVVKMEELNNRNIMLCERGSTFGYNNMVVDMRGFAEMRKFGYPVVFDVTHAVQKPGGLGTATSGDREFVFPLMRAGLAIGVDAIFAEVHPDPNNAKSDGPNMLYLSDLEEILKVAVKIDDLVKGR from the coding sequence ATGGTTAAAATAGCAGATAAGTTTAATATTGGTGGAAATGAAAGATTTACATTGATAGCAGGACCATGTGTAATTGAGTCTGAAGAGTTAGTTATGGAAGTAGCTGAGAAAGTAAAAGGAATTTGTGATAGATTAGGAATTAACTATGTATTTAAAGCATCTTTTGATAAAGCTAATAGATCATCTATTCACTCTTATAGAGGACCAGGAATAGAGAAAGGTCTTGAAATTTTGAAGAAAGTAAAAGAGAAATTTAATATACCAGTTGTTACAGATGTACATGAAGTTTGGCACTGTAAAGAGGTTGCAAAAGTTGTAGATATTATTCAAATACCTGCATTTTTATGTAGACAAACAGATTTATTAATAGCAGCTGCAGAAACAGGATTACCAGTGAATATAAAAAAAGGTCAATTTTTAGCACCTTGGGATATGAAAAATGTTGTTGTAAAAATGGAAGAGTTAAACAATAGAAATATAATGCTATGTGAAAGAGGGTCAACTTTTGGATATAACAATATGGTTGTAGACATGAGAGGATTTGCAGAGATGAGAAAGTTTGGATACCCAGTTGTATTTGACGTAACTCATGCTGTACAAAAGCCAGGAGGACTAGGAACAGCGACATCTGGAGATAGAGAGTTTGTATTTCCTCTGATGAGAGCGGGGCTTGCTATAGGTGTGGATGCGATATTTGCTGAGGTTCATCCAGATCCAAATAATGCAAAATCAGACGGACCAAATATGTTATACTTATCAGATTTAGAAGAGATATTAAAAGTTGCAGTTAAAATAGATGATTTAGTAAAAGGAAGATAG